In the Zingiber officinale cultivar Zhangliang chromosome 5A, Zo_v1.1, whole genome shotgun sequence genome, aaataattacaaaaataaaacTGAGACACCATTTTGATCACAAATGTAATTAATTTGATTGATTTAGAAACATAACTACTTTTCTCCTAGcaatattttcttatataaaattaaatgatataaTAAAAGACAATGAACATAGACAATCCACTCAATATCCTTGTCAATATCATGACTTTTTTCCTAACAATATTTTTCATATACAATAGTACATATATAATATATAGGAGAGAAAATGAACATAGTCAGCCAACTGCCAACTTCAGTTTCATCTTCTACATGATTATTAGAAGAAGACAATCTAGAGATCTCTCCATCAGTCTCATCTCTTGTATCTCTATGCCTAAACTCTAAATCTATctttattcaattatatgtatAAATCATGAATTTATGATGAGATATATAACAAAAATGTGATAGTATGTTAATGTCTATATAATAAGAAAATGAGTTAAAGATAAAATGTTCTACATTCACTAATCTCACACAGTGATTCATTAGGTAAATTAGTTCGGGATAAGTGATTTATTGATCAATTTTGCCAAAACTGGCATGAGAAAAACCATGATGAGTGCATATATGACCAAATATCCCTTTGCATATATTCTTCATAGGATAGGACATCTTATAAAGATGAAATTGTACTGTGCACCATCATCACATTCATTCATCCTCCTCATAGGTACTCTCCAATTATCAACTTGTGCACTATCACTCACACAAAAAAAGAGCTATCTCAAACATTTTGATATCTGATCCATAAGAATTGGATTACCATGCAAATGACTGAATAAGCAATTAGGTGATCTTGTTAACAAAACTAAGAAGGTCAATTCACATGGTTAAGGCTAATTAGTTACCTCTCTCAATCATTGGTGCCATATTGAGGTCCCACTCTGCACAATGAAATGCGTGGGGAAGTGAGTCAGCCTTACTATGAAATCATGTGTGCACTGAGAGCCAATCAAACAAACACAGACTTCCACCCACATCAACCAACTTTATCTCCCTTTCCCTCACCTCCTTTGTCTCTCTCATACCAAAAGATGAGAAAAGGACATGATAATGGCATCAACTCTTACACTAAAAGCTGACCCCCATTCCATTCCacaccaaacaaaaaaaaaagtttttatcttttgagaaaattaattttatctgTAAACAAACAAACTCCTACTATGTTTTCAAAATAATCTATTTTCATATAACATTTTGAAGCATTGCCACTCTATAGCTCTTACCACCCACCCCTTTAAATTGGCCTCTTCCTCTCGTATTTGCAAGCATATCAAGTCAATAAGTAAACAAAGGCTTCTTCTCCCTTCTCTTCCCCTCCATTTCATTCCACTCCACcgcaatttttgttttaaaaggagtgataataaattaaatagaaTTTTAGAAAAAAGGGGGGGAAATGAAGAACGGAATCAGGTGTTTCTTATCTTGTTTCCTGCCATGCGGCACCCTCGACGTCGTCCGCGTCGTCCACCCCAGCGGCCGCGTCGACGAGATCGCCGCCCCGGTCACCGCCGCCGACGTCATGCTCACGCACCCGAACCACGCCGTCCTCCACCACCCGCCCGCCGCGCTGCTCCCGCCCCACGCCCGCCTGCACCGAGGCCGGATCTACTTCCTCGTCCCCGTCGGCTCCCACAAGGCCGCGCAGCTGCCTCGCGCCCACGCGCCGGCGAAGAGCAAGAGCGCGAACGGCTGGGGCGGGGAGAAGGACGGCGGAGAGAAGAGCGCGCCGGAGCAGTTGAGCAGGGATCACCGGAGCCGGCGAGGCGGGAGGGTCGGGGCGTGGCGGCCGCATTTGGAGAGCATCGTCGAGATCTCAACGATCGAATTTAATTAGGGCTTTTTTCGCGAGGCGTTTTCCGTTTCGTTAAATAGGGATGCCGCCTCTGCTAAATCATTCTCCGGCCGCTTAAGATTTTGTACAAATTAAGCATTTCTATTTCTCACCTAGTTGATAAATTTATTAAgggtttttctccttctttaatcttCTTCCCTTCCATCCGAGAAAATTTCACTTCTAACTCTCTatggaaatttaatttcaaaattttaattttttctctctcaaagtttgaaattgaaattcaaataaTTTCACTCCTCTCATGCATCACAATGGATATCAATCTACGTGTATCACTTATTGACATAGTTAATATTTGtataaataattatttcaattaattttagaattaatttttaattggtATAAAATATTACACTAATTATTTGATTTACCTCATTCAAAGTATGTTATGTTAAGATAACCCGTTGATACTAGGATAAACATAAGCCCCACCAAAAGTGAATCAAAGTATTAAAGATTCGTTgacatggaggtcaaagttaaacgGGCAAAAACCCATGACTACATATCAGGCAAGATTGGATGAACTGGCCCTCAATGTCGTTCGAACGTGACCGTCCAAATGGGCGCCCTCTATAAATTTGCCGTTGGAGTTAAGAGACAAATAGTAAGCTCCCCGACCCATCGTCCCTGCCGAGTGGACCTTATGTCTAGTCAGACGATAGGTAGCCCTCTGACAACCAGAAAACCAAGTGATCTGACAACCAGAAAACCAAGTGAAGGGCAAGTTAGTAGTCTTACTTTGTACGGGCAAGATGATGATGTTCAGGGGTGGATCCAGCAGAGGGGGCGACATCGGcaatcacccccccccctctttgTCAGTGGTAGAACCCCTAGTATTATGGGATTCCACCAGTGGAGATGGAAGATACCACCCCTTGTTCCGTGTAAAAATCATCCCTCCATACTTGAATTCCTGGATCTGCCACTGGTGATGTCCCGACCGAGCAAACTCCAGTCAGCCTATAATGGGACCTACATATATATTTCATTGTACCCTTTTGAAAGTGTACCGTCAACAACAAAGCATGTCCAGCATGCAtatcgtactttagaagcttctaaCCTATCACATCAAAGATTTGTACGCTTACTTAAAGAAATGTGTTAGAGACACTTTTTTACTTATCTTTTCGTATGACGCTTTTGGAAGATATACATATATTTTGAAATGCGTGCACAGACACTACAATGACACTATTAAAAAGGGTTTTTATCTATAGACGGAGGTATGTGATATCTTGTTATTCTACACGGTCTAGTTTCTGTTCATTACTAATGTTCTTCTCCACTTAGCCGAGAactgacttaagcatcggaggATTAACGTCGGGAACTCCTTTTCAGTCCGGTACTAACGCTCCCGATTTTACAAAACAACAAGGAGTCTTCTTCTAGTCAGCATAAGAGCCACCGTAAAGTCTTCTTCCAGTCAATATTAGAATATACCATCTTCTCCACCTTCGAATAGGATCACTcgtgatttatattttttaagaaagtgTGGACAATCCTGTAGAGTCATTAATATATTTTTGCTGCAACAATATGTATGAATCTAAACTCATACTTGCAAGGGCgagagaaattaattttaaaatttctagggttaaaatgaaaaatacattgaaattttgagaaaaaaaaagagtgaaATCTAATTTTCCCAAGggttaaaataaagaatcatatatataaatgatgataAAATTAgtgtaatattatttttttctcaaaattattaTCAATGATGAATATTAACAAAGAAATGAACAATAATAATTACCTCTTTTCATATTCATGGGACCGACTAAGGGCCGCTGATGTGATGGTTCCATATTAAAAAAATGGACAATAATTTCAAAAGTAATTctttcatttatatttttatcaaGTTCTCCTTTTCtacgaataaaatttccttaacggGTGTTCTCCTCTTTTGTAATTTATGATCTAAATTGTTGTTTGTTAGGATGACATAGTCACGCTCATCACTCGTCACCGGGACTAAATCTTAGTTTAATTTCTCCATCACTCACCTTGATATAAATCTTAGTTTAATTTCTCCATCATTTGATATTTATGCTGAATCTATTCGTATATTGACCTAAAATAATATTACCATGAATAGTTTCTACATAAAAATTAGTTGGGCTGGAGCTCAATGTAATCCTAAATGTGGGGATGATTATtatatgtgttggttgctactcggaaaacctagaggttccactgtacaaaaattttgtacaaaggtctgaaccttttcctagctaccatatgttcttttaaattaaattttggatcgcctgcggaacttaacacgtttgattcaaaacttaatctatttgttcttttaggtttagacttggatctcctgcggaacttaacacgttcgatccaaatcaccttaagttattaattccattaaatattaatttccataattggttcccagtactgacgtggcgaggcacatagccttcttggatatgggagcaaccaccaccgactagacaaaaccttttatggaaagctaatatttaatttcctaaaataactttaggttaaccgaaaggaacaatcaaatcacaaggaaaaataaaacaaaagaacacaacatcgaaaaacatattcgaaatactagaatcgtaagcctcttgtatttggtattatttccaaaaataactagtatgatgcggaaaaaaaaattactagttataccttttagaaagacctcttgatcttctaccgtattcctcttctaacctcggacgttgtgtgggcaacgatcttccgagatgagaaaccaccaatgaaccttcttctcctcctagctaggttcgaccaacacaagagagcttcaccaaggaagaagaaaaataccaaccaagctccaagggatgcaagctttctctccttcttcttcttcttctccaagtagtatccggccaccacaagagctccaagcaagagggatgtttcggccaccacaaagaggaagagagggagaggatgttggccggccacaccaaggaataagagagggaggaataatagaggttgtaccctatgaaggcacccccaccccttcttttatattccttagccttggtaaattaggaaatttaattacaataaaatttccttaatttccttgacatgatttaattgaaaaaaataaaataaaatttcccaattaaactcttaatggccggccacatcatagagaggcaaattagacaagtttcaatcaataaattaaaacttcctaatttgtttccggaaattttaaaaataaaatttctcttcaaaaatcccttcatggttgataaaaagaaatttctataattttaatttttcaacatgtgaataatttttaaagagaaaataacatatctttccaatctacaaataaggaaagagatttaatctctttctttaatcttttgtagatccttttaagagagatattttaattttaattctctttaataaattatatcttccacataataaaaattaaaattaaaattctttttaatttaattatggccggccccctctagcttgggttcaagctagggtcggccaccctaaaccatgcttaggccggtcctagcttgattccaagctagcttggccgaccccctttaggtgggtataaaaggtgggtatagtactctataaataagaggctacgatagggaccgataggaggaattggttttggtctcccgataaaattaagcatcccgtgttcgccccgaacacacaacttaattttatcaataataattcattccactagagaactattattgaactaccgcaccaatcccaaattatatttttgggcaccttcttattatgagtgtgttagtctccctgtttttaagatattgaatgtccactaattaagtgagttactgacaactcatttaattaatatcttagtccaagagtagtaccactcaaccttatcgtcatgtcggactaagtccacctgcagggtttaacatgacaatctttatgagctcctcttggggacattatcaacttagtatctctaggacacagtttccttctataatcaacaacacacattataagtgatatcatttccaaacttatcgggtttattaattcatcaaactaaatctcacccattgataaattaaagaactaaacatcaaatatatgtgcttgttattatattaggattaagagcacacacttctataataactgaggtctttgtgttggttgctactcggaaaatctagaggttccactgtacaaaaattttgtacaaaggtctgaaccttttcctaactaccatgcgttcttttaaattaaattttggatcgcctgcggaacttaacacgtttgatccaaaacttaatctatttgttcttttaggttttgacttgaatctcctgcggaacttaacacgttcgacccaaatcaccttaagttattaatttcattaaatattaatttccataattggttcccagtactgacgtggcgaggcacacggccttcttggatatgggagcaaccaccaccgactagacaaaaccttttatggaaagctaatatttaatttcctaaaataactttaggttaaccgaaaagaacaatcaaatcacaaggaaaagtaaaaacaaaagaacacaacatcgaaaaatatattcgaaattctagaatcgtaagcctcttgtatttggtattatttccataaataactagtatgatgcggaaagaaaaattactagttataccttgtagaaaaacctcttgatcttctaccatattcctcttctaacctcggacgttgtgtgggcaacgatcttccgagatgagaaaccaccaagcacattcttcttctcctagctaggttcggccaacacaaagaagcttcaccaaggacgaagaacaaaacaccaaccaagctccaagggatacaagctttctctcctccttcttcttcttctccaagtagtatccggccaccacaagaactccaagcaagagataagtttcggccaccacaaaagaggaagaaaggaagaggatggccggccacaataattttcttcaaggatgaataatttcggccaccaccaatgctccaagggatgctagagatgagacttgctttctctccttcttctccttccttgatccggccacaaacaaaagctccaccaagaagataggtttcggccaacaagaggagaagagagaaagggaagggtcggccaccacaccaaggaaaagagggagaaaaataatagaggttgttcaccatgaaggcacccctaccccttcttttatattccttggctttggcaaataaggaaatttatttataataaaatttcattaactttccttgacaacaattaattaagaaaaaattaaataaattttcctaattaattgtatgtggccggccacctcatgtagagcaaataggataattttaatcaacaattaaaacttctttttttgtctttggaaattttaaaaaataaaatttccttttaaaatcccttcatggttgataaaaataaatttctataattttaattttcaatatgtgaataatttttcagaaaaaaaataaaatatctttccaatctacaaataaggaaagagatctaatctctttcttttaatctttttgtagatctttttaaagagagatattttaattctctgtaataaattatatcttccacataataaaaattaaaattaaaattctttttaatttaatttggtcggcccccactagcttgggttcaagctagggtcggccacccaatcttatacctaggccggccctagcttggttcccaagctagcttggccggccccctattggtgggtatagaaggtgggtataggtgggtatagtactctataaataagaggctacgatagggaccgagaggaggaattggttttggtctcccgataaaattaagcatcccgtgttcgccctgaacacacaacttaattttatcaataataattcattccactagagaactattattgaactaccgcaccaatcccaaattacatttttgggctccttcttattatgagtgtgttagtctccctgtgtttaagatatcgaatgtccactaattaagtgagttactgacaactcatttaattaatatcttagtccaagagtagtaccactcaaccttattatcatgtcggactaagtccacctgcagggtttaacatgacaatccttatgagctcctcttgaggacattatcaacctagtatctctaggacacagtttccttttataatcaacaacacacactataagtgatatcatttcccaacttatcggacttattgatttatcaaactaaatctcacccattgataaattaaagaaataaatatcaaatatatgtgcttgttattatattaggattaagagcacacacttccataataactgaggtctttgtttctttataaagtcagtataaaagaaacgacctcaaatggtcctactcaatacactctgagtgtactagtgtaattatacagtcaagataaactgatacgtaattacactacgaccttccaatggtttgttcctttccattatggtcgtgagctactgtttataatttataagatactgataacatgatcctctgtgtgtgacaccacacaccatgttatctacaatataaattaattgaacaacttcatttattataaatgtagacatttgaccaatgtgattcttatttctagataaatgtttataccaaaagataggcttttagtatacactctaacaatctcccacttatactaaaagactaagctgctatatctgctgccatacatctgattcctaacccttcaacatgtccatcaaaagctcttgccttaaagacctcggtggaaggatctataggtcatcacctgatgcaatctaggcagcaacaacttctcctcgtttatacgatttctcgtattgggtggtacttgcgctctattgtgtttacttgcctttatagacttatggtttcttcgagtttgctactgcaccaatattattacaataaattgtaataatctttggacaaaccagaaatcatatctaagtctatcttgagattattgagtcattcagcttttatagctacctcagaggcttgccatatactaagcttctatggtggagtccagaaaaacacctatgcttatcactcttccatagttatgactttacctcctaaagtaaacac is a window encoding:
- the LOC121979848 gene encoding uncharacterized protein LOC121979848, producing the protein MKNGIRCFLSCFLPCGTLDVVRVVHPSGRVDEIAAPVTAADVMLTHPNHAVLHHPPAALLPPHARLHRGRIYFLVPVGSHKAAQLPRAHAPAKSKSANGWGGEKDGGEKSAPEQLSRDHRSRRGGRVGAWRPHLESIVEISTIEFN